A single window of Jiangella alkaliphila DNA harbors:
- a CDS encoding DUF6069 family protein, whose amino-acid sequence MDAARLWSGGGATALVAALIAVAGIVIARGVFDVPVLAPEGDGAWGDANTWWYAAAAACVALLATALVHALIVSTPQPLRFFSWVIGLATVIAGVAPFVPDAQLSAKVATSVINVVLGIAIGTLVTSVARSAMRAARRRGDTQQRP is encoded by the coding sequence GTGGACGCGGCCCGGCTTTGGTCCGGTGGTGGCGCGACCGCGCTCGTCGCCGCCCTGATCGCAGTTGCCGGCATCGTGATCGCACGCGGCGTCTTCGACGTGCCCGTGCTGGCGCCGGAGGGTGACGGCGCGTGGGGAGACGCGAACACCTGGTGGTACGCGGCGGCGGCGGCGTGCGTCGCGTTGCTCGCGACTGCCCTCGTGCATGCCTTGATCGTGAGCACCCCTCAGCCGTTGCGGTTCTTCAGCTGGGTGATCGGGCTGGCGACCGTCATCGCCGGCGTCGCTCCGTTCGTGCCGGACGCTCAGCTCTCGGCGAAGGTCGCGACCAGTGTCATCAACGTCGTGCTCGGCATCGCGATCGGGACGTTGGTGACATCCGTCGCGCGTAGCGCCATGCGAGCCGCGCGACGACGCGGCGACACCCAGCAGCGCCCGTAG
- a CDS encoding AI-2E family transporter, giving the protein MTTPEECDTTGTGPGPPPLSYVARAAAVVIAVVALAAATWVIRGVIVMVIVGFLLAAGLDPLVGAVQRRVRRRGAAVLVVVVALLLGLVVFVTVALRPAIAQAGEFVADLPELLDRLSRRFGGSALADYLASPEVEQQLRGAIDDVVAFAADSLGTVVGFLASVAGAVFTGFTVAAITVYVMLALPRIRSFARRAAGNPDRVDVVTEVFRRVGGYVTGQLGICACAGVASAIFFLIVGMPYAALLAMVVAVLDAVPQVGATMAAVVATAVALTVSIGTAVAVAVFFIAYQQFENFVIAPRVFASAVSLSPMTVFLAVLVGGTLAGFIGAILALPVAATVTVIFRYAFRHSLAARGPAPSEVHAAADDDSADARS; this is encoded by the coding sequence ATGACCACACCGGAGGAGTGCGACACCACGGGCACCGGCCCTGGGCCACCGCCGCTGAGCTACGTGGCGCGGGCCGCGGCCGTCGTCATCGCGGTCGTCGCTCTCGCCGCCGCGACATGGGTGATCCGCGGTGTGATCGTCATGGTCATCGTGGGCTTCCTCCTCGCCGCCGGCCTCGACCCTCTCGTGGGAGCGGTGCAGCGTCGCGTGCGCCGGCGCGGGGCCGCCGTCCTGGTCGTCGTCGTGGCGCTACTGCTCGGGCTGGTCGTGTTCGTCACGGTGGCGCTGCGGCCCGCGATCGCACAGGCCGGCGAGTTCGTCGCCGACCTCCCGGAACTGCTCGACCGCCTGTCCCGGCGCTTCGGCGGCTCGGCGCTCGCCGACTACCTGGCCAGTCCCGAGGTCGAGCAGCAACTGCGTGGGGCGATCGACGACGTCGTCGCCTTCGCCGCCGATTCGCTTGGTACCGTGGTCGGGTTCCTTGCCAGCGTCGCGGGAGCCGTGTTCACCGGGTTCACCGTCGCCGCCATCACCGTCTACGTCATGTTGGCGTTGCCGCGCATCCGGTCCTTCGCGCGTCGGGCCGCCGGCAACCCGGATCGGGTCGACGTGGTCACCGAGGTGTTCCGGCGGGTCGGCGGCTACGTGACCGGCCAGTTGGGCATCTGCGCCTGCGCCGGTGTCGCGTCGGCGATCTTCTTTCTCATCGTCGGGATGCCGTACGCGGCGCTGCTGGCCATGGTCGTCGCCGTCCTCGACGCCGTCCCGCAGGTGGGCGCCACCATGGCCGCCGTGGTGGCGACCGCCGTCGCGCTGACCGTCAGCATCGGCACCGCCGTCGCGGTCGCCGTGTTCTTCATCGCCTACCAGCAGTTCGAGAACTTCGTCATCGCCCCGCGCGTCTTCGCCTCAGCGGTGTCGCTCTCACCGATGACGGTGTTCCTCGCCGTGCTCGTCGGCGGAACCCTCGCCGGCTTCATCGGGGCGATCCTGGCGCTGCCGGTCGCCGCGACCGTCACAGTGATCTTCCGATACGCGTTCCGGCACAGTCTCGCGGCGCGGGGTCCGGCGCCGTCGGAGGTGCACGCGGCGGCCGACGACGACTCCGCCGATGCCCGCTCCTGA
- a CDS encoding class I SAM-dependent methyltransferase produces the protein MLAPASGDPDVVRSFYDAHPYPPPVPSLDLDRELGADERWRLADHHLLWPASRVREHEEILVAGCGTSQGARYAARHPHARVTAIDVSSVSLEHERRLRDQYDLSNLELQELPIERVGKLGRGFDRVVCTGVLHHLADPDAGLSALRDVMKPGAAAHLMVYAPYGRAGVHMLQEYCRRLDVGTTVAQIRDLAAMLDVLPQNHPLTFLLRTSPDFQNPDALADALLNPRERAYTVPELLAYLERCGLRFGRWYRQAPYLPQCGAIARSPHARALARLPGPEGYAAVELLRGTMVRHSLIAYRDDLAPAPCAQPFERADWSAAVPLRLPHTLCLQERLPPDAAAVMLNRAHQYSDLALPIGSAQKRMFDAIDGRRTITEVALESDADLGTTRTRDRVRAFLERLWSYDQVVFDLTGAGATPTTRT, from the coding sequence ATGCTCGCGCCTGCTTCCGGCGACCCCGATGTCGTCCGGTCGTTCTACGACGCTCACCCGTACCCTCCGCCGGTCCCGAGCCTCGACCTCGACCGCGAGCTGGGCGCCGACGAACGATGGCGGCTCGCCGACCACCACCTGTTGTGGCCGGCGAGCCGGGTTCGCGAACACGAGGAGATCCTGGTCGCCGGGTGCGGCACCTCACAGGGGGCCAGGTATGCGGCCCGGCACCCACACGCACGCGTGACGGCCATCGACGTCAGCTCGGTCAGCCTGGAACACGAGCGACGGCTCCGCGACCAGTACGATCTCAGCAACCTCGAACTCCAAGAGTTGCCGATCGAGCGCGTCGGAAAACTCGGTCGCGGCTTCGACCGAGTCGTCTGCACCGGCGTGCTGCACCACTTGGCCGACCCCGATGCCGGGCTGTCCGCCCTGCGCGACGTCATGAAACCCGGCGCGGCGGCCCATCTGATGGTGTACGCGCCGTACGGCCGGGCCGGCGTCCACATGCTGCAGGAGTACTGTCGCCGGCTCGATGTCGGCACCACCGTGGCCCAGATCCGTGATCTCGCCGCCATGCTCGATGTCCTGCCCCAGAACCATCCGCTGACCTTCCTCCTCCGCACCTCGCCGGACTTCCAGAATCCGGACGCACTGGCCGACGCCCTGCTGAATCCGCGCGAGCGGGCCTACACGGTTCCCGAGCTGCTGGCGTACCTCGAACGCTGCGGTCTGCGGTTCGGACGCTGGTATCGGCAGGCGCCCTATCTCCCGCAGTGCGGTGCGATCGCGCGGTCGCCGCATGCCAGAGCGCTGGCTCGGCTGCCCGGACCGGAGGGCTACGCCGCGGTCGAGTTGCTGCGCGGCACGATGGTGCGTCACAGTCTCATCGCCTACCGCGACGACCTCGCGCCGGCTCCGTGCGCGCAGCCCTTCGAACGTGCCGACTGGTCCGCGGCCGTGCCGTTGCGGCTGCCGCACACGTTGTGCCTCCAGGAACGCCTGCCGCCGGACGCCGCCGCCGTCATGCTCAACCGGGCCCATCAGTACTCCGATCTCGCGCTGCCGATCGGGTCGGCTCAGAAACGGATGTTCGACGCGATCGATGGTCGTCGCACGATCACCGAGGTCGCGCTCGAGTCCGACGCCGACCTCGGGACCACTCGCACACGCGACCGGGTGAGAGCGTTCCTCGAGCGCCTCTGGTCCTATGACCAGGTGGTCTTCGACCTCACGGGGGCCGGGGCGACGCCGACGACCCGCACCTGA
- a CDS encoding SulP family inorganic anion transporter translates to MKTRTVVANEGAGMAGLRDTVSRAVTSTGAWLRSVRPDRRHLRADTVAAVPSAVGSVPDGMASAALIGVNPVIGLYASIIGPIAGGLTTSTRMMVVATTTAAALAAASALEGVDATDRPAALFLLTIIAGVLMIAAGLLRLGRYARFVSHSVMTGFLTGVAASIILGQLSELTGAEVSGATNVAKAIDLITHPGRIDVASLGIGLSVLGILFGLMATRWATMSPFVALVVPTVVVVAFGLDSVAQVRDTGEIPREIPLPALPELGLLSLDVVVGAAAVAVIVLVQGAGVSEAAPNPDGTPSRANQDFIAQGVANVAVGFFRGQPVGGSVSGTALNVAMGARTRWAAILSGALLLPIVAIFAGLVGLVPMPVLAGVLIFAAVGSIKPEVIAAIWRTGGTSQIALVTTFVATLFLPVAAAVGIGVALSLLLQLNQEAMDLRVVELVAQPDGRFLERPAPSRLTSGRATVLDVYGSLLYAGSRTLQVRLPDPAGSAGAAVVIRLHGRTTLGATFYRVARDYARKLAAADGRLYLSGLDADLLDQLRRAGGLDLAGPVRAVAATDVIGESTRQALHDADAWLVRHRAEADSPGSGGDGSGRPSNDEGTGQPPVDG, encoded by the coding sequence GTGAAGACCAGGACCGTCGTCGCGAACGAGGGTGCGGGCATGGCCGGGCTGCGGGACACAGTGTCGAGGGCCGTCACGTCGACCGGCGCATGGCTTCGGTCGGTACGTCCGGACCGGCGGCACCTACGTGCGGACACGGTGGCGGCGGTGCCGAGCGCGGTGGGCAGCGTCCCCGACGGCATGGCGTCGGCGGCCCTGATCGGCGTCAACCCGGTCATCGGCCTCTACGCGAGCATCATCGGGCCGATCGCCGGTGGGCTGACCACCAGCACCCGGATGATGGTGGTCGCGACCACCACGGCCGCTGCGCTGGCGGCGGCGTCAGCGCTGGAGGGCGTCGATGCCACTGACCGGCCGGCCGCACTGTTCCTCCTGACGATCATCGCCGGCGTGCTGATGATCGCGGCCGGGCTGCTGCGGCTGGGGCGATATGCCCGGTTCGTCTCGCACTCGGTCATGACGGGCTTCCTCACCGGCGTCGCGGCGAGCATCATCCTCGGCCAGCTGTCCGAGCTGACCGGGGCCGAGGTGTCCGGGGCGACGAACGTGGCCAAGGCCATCGACCTGATCACGCACCCGGGCCGGATCGATGTCGCCTCGCTGGGCATCGGTCTGTCGGTGCTGGGCATCCTGTTCGGCCTGATGGCCACCCGATGGGCCACGATGAGCCCGTTCGTCGCGCTCGTCGTGCCGACCGTCGTCGTCGTGGCATTCGGGCTGGACAGTGTGGCCCAGGTGCGCGACACCGGGGAGATCCCGCGGGAGATCCCCCTTCCCGCCCTGCCGGAGCTCGGGCTGCTGTCGCTCGACGTGGTCGTGGGCGCCGCGGCGGTGGCCGTGATTGTGCTCGTGCAGGGAGCCGGCGTGAGCGAGGCCGCGCCGAACCCGGACGGGACGCCATCGCGGGCCAACCAGGACTTCATCGCCCAGGGGGTGGCGAACGTCGCGGTGGGGTTCTTCCGCGGTCAGCCGGTCGGCGGCTCGGTCAGCGGCACCGCGCTGAACGTCGCCATGGGCGCGCGGACGCGGTGGGCGGCGATCCTGTCCGGCGCGTTGCTGCTGCCGATCGTGGCGATCTTCGCGGGACTCGTCGGGCTAGTGCCGATGCCGGTCCTGGCCGGGGTCCTGATCTTCGCGGCCGTCGGCTCGATCAAGCCCGAGGTCATCGCGGCGATCTGGCGCACTGGTGGGACATCGCAGATCGCGCTGGTCACGACGTTCGTCGCGACCCTGTTTCTGCCGGTGGCGGCCGCCGTGGGCATCGGGGTGGCGTTGTCCCTGCTGCTGCAGCTGAACCAGGAGGCCATGGACCTCAGAGTCGTCGAACTCGTGGCACAACCGGATGGACGGTTCCTCGAGCGGCCGGCGCCGAGCCGCCTGACCAGCGGCAGAGCCACCGTTCTCGACGTGTACGGCAGCCTGCTCTACGCGGGCTCCCGGACGCTGCAGGTCCGGCTGCCTGATCCGGCCGGGTCCGCGGGGGCCGCCGTCGTCATCCGGCTGCACGGCCGCACGACGCTCGGGGCGACGTTCTACCGGGTGGCCAGGGACTACGCGCGCAAGCTGGCCGCTGCCGACGGCCGTCTGTATCTGTCCGGGCTGGACGCAGACCTGCTCGACCAGCTCCGCCGCGCCGGAGGCCTGGATCTGGCCGGTCCGGTGCGCGCCGTCGCAGCGACCGACGTCATCGGCGAGTCCACCCGCCAGGCCCTGCACGACGCGGACGCCTGGCTGGTTCGCCATCGGGCGGAGGCCGACTCACCCGGATCGGGTGGTGATGGCTCCGGCCGCCCATCGAATGATGAAGGCACCGGACAACCACCGGTCGACGGGTAG
- a CDS encoding LuxR C-terminal-related transcriptional regulator, producing the protein MTATDTLSTRVQRRRLLGRIATDVEAGANIITLSAPPGAGKTTTLEQWLGLRRECGDVVLALPSAHADAAGDLWPSLVTAIRSDAPPTEDPAIRRALSQVVHASAAGVPPRTTEPFQDVPSSIWILVDDAQEWSDRRALQQLSRVLSAAQPAMRVAIGARYTPHGLLSTLLLEGVAKEYRLADLVFDRDEARELLALEEVVLSDGDLDTLLRRTDGWAAGLRLAALALAHESDRPTFVRNFAGTDRTVGDYLVSEVLSRLPPDHMEVLLDVSAADRVNLDLARLLAGRPSAGALIQELVETNALVQPVHNDPDWYELHPLLRSYLRAESRRRDEARHRRHQAVATDWFERAGDVRRAIHHAVAATDWARVESLIATPCVRLVMTDGPQAMRDILRELPAWLQTQPSIAGAAALTAILDNNQAAADLDLAVVDAADEDAARRLAFRAIATLSSARTRPADRDAVADALGSLDLVPGDEPDLAILGRSLAAMALAMTGDLEAADRTARATAQIARSHGLDFLLFQTLSALCAVSAFGCDFVAVRGYAHEAIDLASRRGWDRHPRLAQFYGDLAAAEWQRCDEAMAAEYARAAADVADSDADPLSAAAARCIYDLTVAVPDTGLDLTAAGHLHAFNELWPLLPPPTVALNACFELMVSLRSHEMELAGAIVRRAEEIIPDAPDVHVLRAMRHLYQGHEAAARQDLEPVLDDELTCMTPWTSAIAWTVAAHLADEAGEPARAHDALLEALRLAEPGRLMRGLLDATPSARGLLLRNRGRFGRHETFVTDLLGFAEDRPHRLDGTGLVLTDREAEVLRDLPSMLSLREIADAHVVSINTVKSHLKSVYRKLGVTSRREAVTQARELGLV; encoded by the coding sequence GTGACAGCGACCGACACGCTATCGACGCGAGTCCAACGACGCCGGCTGCTCGGACGCATCGCGACCGACGTGGAGGCGGGGGCGAACATCATCACGCTGTCGGCGCCACCCGGCGCAGGCAAGACGACGACCCTCGAGCAGTGGCTCGGCTTGCGGCGCGAGTGCGGGGACGTGGTGCTGGCCTTGCCCAGCGCTCACGCCGACGCGGCCGGTGACCTCTGGCCTAGTCTGGTGACCGCGATCCGGTCAGATGCTCCGCCGACCGAGGATCCGGCGATCCGGAGGGCGTTGAGCCAGGTGGTACACGCTTCCGCGGCCGGCGTCCCCCCGAGGACGACGGAGCCGTTCCAGGATGTGCCGTCGTCGATCTGGATCCTGGTCGACGATGCCCAGGAATGGTCGGACAGGCGAGCCCTCCAGCAACTCAGCCGGGTCCTGTCAGCAGCTCAACCGGCCATGCGCGTCGCCATCGGCGCCCGCTATACCCCGCATGGCCTGCTGTCGACCTTGCTGCTCGAAGGCGTGGCCAAGGAGTACCGGCTCGCCGACCTGGTCTTCGATCGGGACGAGGCCCGCGAACTCCTGGCGCTCGAGGAGGTGGTCCTGTCCGACGGCGACCTTGACACGCTGCTGCGGCGGACCGACGGCTGGGCGGCGGGCCTGCGTCTGGCCGCGCTCGCCCTGGCCCACGAGTCCGACCGGCCGACCTTCGTCCGGAACTTCGCCGGCACGGACCGGACGGTGGGCGACTATCTCGTCTCGGAGGTGCTGTCCCGCCTTCCTCCGGACCACATGGAGGTCCTGCTCGACGTGTCTGCCGCCGACCGGGTCAACCTCGACCTCGCCCGGCTCCTGGCCGGGCGGCCCAGCGCCGGCGCGCTGATCCAGGAGCTGGTCGAGACCAACGCGCTGGTGCAGCCCGTCCACAACGATCCGGACTGGTACGAACTACACCCGCTCCTGAGGAGCTACCTGCGGGCGGAGTCGCGGCGTCGCGACGAGGCCCGGCACCGGCGCCACCAGGCAGTCGCGACAGACTGGTTCGAACGGGCCGGCGACGTGCGCCGCGCGATCCACCATGCCGTCGCCGCCACCGACTGGGCCCGGGTCGAGTCGCTGATCGCGACGCCCTGTGTGCGCCTCGTCATGACCGACGGGCCGCAGGCGATGCGCGACATCCTGCGCGAGCTGCCGGCCTGGCTCCAGACCCAGCCATCGATCGCGGGCGCCGCCGCTCTGACGGCCATCCTCGACAACAACCAGGCCGCCGCCGACCTGGACCTTGCTGTCGTGGACGCAGCGGACGAGGACGCCGCCCGGCGTCTCGCGTTCCGGGCGATCGCCACCCTGTCCTCGGCACGGACCCGGCCGGCGGACCGTGACGCCGTGGCCGACGCGCTAGGGTCGCTGGATCTCGTGCCAGGTGACGAACCGGACCTGGCGATACTCGGCCGGTCGCTGGCGGCGATGGCGCTGGCCATGACCGGCGACCTGGAAGCGGCCGACCGGACCGCTCGCGCCACGGCACAGATCGCCCGCAGCCATGGGCTGGACTTCCTGCTGTTCCAGACTCTCAGTGCCCTCTGCGCCGTCAGCGCCTTCGGGTGTGATTTCGTCGCCGTCCGCGGGTACGCCCACGAGGCGATCGACCTGGCGAGTCGACGCGGCTGGGATCGGCATCCACGGCTGGCACAGTTCTACGGGGACCTGGCCGCCGCCGAGTGGCAGCGCTGTGACGAGGCGATGGCGGCCGAGTATGCGCGTGCGGCGGCCGATGTCGCCGATTCCGACGCCGATCCGCTCAGTGCCGCCGCGGCCCGATGCATCTACGACCTCACCGTCGCGGTACCCGACACGGGACTCGATCTCACCGCCGCCGGCCACCTGCACGCGTTCAACGAGCTGTGGCCGCTGCTCCCCCCGCCGACGGTGGCCCTCAACGCCTGCTTCGAGCTGATGGTCAGCCTCCGATCGCACGAGATGGAACTGGCCGGCGCCATCGTCCGCCGGGCCGAGGAGATCATCCCCGACGCACCGGACGTCCACGTGCTCAGGGCGATGAGGCACCTCTACCAGGGACATGAGGCCGCGGCACGGCAGGATCTCGAACCGGTCCTCGACGACGAGCTCACCTGCATGACGCCATGGACGAGCGCGATCGCCTGGACGGTCGCCGCACACCTCGCCGACGAGGCCGGCGAGCCGGCCCGTGCTCACGACGCGCTGCTCGAGGCGTTGCGACTGGCCGAGCCCGGCCGCCTCATGCGCGGTCTGCTGGACGCGACGCCGTCGGCACGCGGGCTCCTCCTGCGCAACCGGGGCCGGTTCGGCCGGCACGAGACGTTCGTTACCGACCTCCTGGGGTTCGCGGAGGACCGGCCTCATCGTCTCGATGGAACCGGGCTGGTGCTCACGGATCGGGAGGCGGAGGTGCTGCGCGACCTGCCGTCGATGCTGTCGCTGCGCGAGATCGCGGACGCGCACGTCGTGAGCATCAACACGGTGAAGTCGCACCTGAAGTCCGTCTATCGCAAGCTCGGTGTCACCTCACGGCGCGAGGCAGTCACCCAGGCCCGCGAACTCGGCCTGGTCTGA
- a CDS encoding HAD family hydrolase, which translates to MNADLASWRDGAARSAIVDFVRRVTTDGSDDYVDPVDRVAVADNDGTLWTEKPMQIEIGFILQRLAAMAEQDPDLRAKQPWKAASAEDYAWLGGAITKHYGGDDSDLKVLMGGFVRAFAGMSAEDYLAASGEYLRNGSHPTLGRGFRQCAFGPMVELLRYLEAHGFTLYVASGGDRDFIRAISDEAYGIPSERVIGSSNALAYQEDEHGASVVYQAQPDVFDDGPVKAVRIWSRIGRRPILSVGNANGDIPMLEFTGGPSLPALRLVVLHDDEEREFAYTDGADELLDRASDKGWTVISVRNDWTTVF; encoded by the coding sequence GTGAACGCTGACCTCGCTTCGTGGCGTGACGGTGCGGCCCGCTCGGCGATCGTCGACTTCGTCCGGCGAGTGACGACCGATGGAAGTGACGACTACGTCGACCCCGTCGATCGGGTCGCCGTGGCGGACAATGACGGCACCCTGTGGACGGAGAAGCCGATGCAGATCGAGATCGGCTTCATCCTCCAACGGCTGGCGGCGATGGCCGAACAGGACCCGGACCTGCGAGCGAAGCAGCCGTGGAAGGCCGCATCCGCGGAGGACTACGCGTGGCTGGGCGGTGCCATCACCAAGCACTACGGCGGCGACGACTCCGATCTGAAGGTGCTGATGGGCGGGTTCGTCCGGGCGTTCGCCGGGATGTCCGCGGAGGACTATCTGGCGGCTTCGGGGGAGTACCTGCGCAACGGATCGCACCCCACGCTGGGCCGGGGATTTCGTCAGTGCGCGTTCGGGCCGATGGTCGAGCTGCTGCGCTACCTGGAGGCGCATGGCTTCACGCTGTATGTCGCCTCGGGCGGCGACCGGGACTTCATCCGGGCGATCAGCGACGAGGCGTACGGGATCCCGTCCGAACGGGTGATCGGCAGCTCCAATGCCCTCGCCTATCAGGAGGACGAGCACGGTGCTTCGGTCGTGTACCAGGCGCAGCCCGACGTGTTCGACGACGGGCCGGTCAAGGCGGTACGGATCTGGAGCCGGATCGGTCGTCGGCCCATCCTGTCGGTCGGGAACGCCAACGGTGACATCCCGATGCTGGAGTTCACCGGCGGGCCCTCTCTGCCCGCCCTGCGGCTGGTGGTCCTGCACGACGACGAGGAGCGCGAGTTCGCCTACACCGACGGCGCCGACGAACTCCTCGATCGGGCGAGCGACAAGGGATGGACGGTGATCAGCGTCCGGAACGACTGGACGACCGTGTTCTGA
- a CDS encoding DUF1269 domain-containing protein has product MATFTVWTFDDPTAADRSVDLLESLQKQELIRVHDAATVSWEPGKKKPKTRQLRSMTGAGALGGSFWGFLFGLLFFVPLLGAAIGAATGALAGSMTDVGIDDSFIKQVREQVTPGTSALFALTGDAVQDKVLQAFEESGLHPELIHTNLSNEQEASLREAFGE; this is encoded by the coding sequence ATGGCCACGTTCACCGTCTGGACGTTCGACGATCCCACTGCGGCCGACCGTTCCGTCGACCTTCTCGAATCGCTCCAGAAACAGGAACTCATCCGAGTCCACGATGCCGCGACCGTCTCGTGGGAGCCGGGGAAGAAGAAGCCCAAGACCCGTCAGCTGAGGAGCATGACCGGCGCCGGCGCGCTGGGCGGTTCGTTCTGGGGGTTCCTGTTCGGCTTGCTCTTCTTCGTCCCGTTGCTCGGGGCGGCCATCGGCGCGGCCACCGGCGCCCTCGCCGGGTCCATGACCGATGTGGGCATCGACGACAGCTTCATCAAGCAGGTGCGCGAGCAGGTGACGCCTGGGACCTCGGCGCTGTTCGCGCTGACCGGAGACGCCGTGCAGGACAAGGTCCTCCAGGCGTTCGAGGAGTCGGGACTGCACCCCGAGCTGATCCACACGAACCTCTCGAACGAGCAGGAGGCGTCGCTGCGCGAGGCGTTCGGCGAGTGA
- a CDS encoding mechanosensitive ion channel family protein, producing the protein MRDFFSGLSLTGWDAVLALVFVVGAWFVARYARRGADRVLAQVNVPDDWRDLGASVTGYVVIFLGVGVALGFLGASIQPVLAVVILVAAVAFLALRGIADNVAAGVIIQTRRPVRLDDLIEALDFTGRVRELNSRSVIIETSDGRTVHLPNRKLLDNPLVNHTAAGRHASAIQVRIGGPHRADAAERVAEALSRLPSVLAEPAPTVLVSAVEADRTTMTATCWHDPHVGATVTSAAVVAISERLADLGMPVSVVAPPAPPALVSPAEV; encoded by the coding sequence ATGAGGGATTTCTTCTCCGGGCTGTCGCTCACGGGCTGGGACGCGGTCCTGGCCCTGGTCTTCGTCGTCGGCGCCTGGTTCGTCGCGCGATACGCCCGTCGGGGCGCCGACCGGGTCCTGGCCCAGGTCAACGTGCCCGATGACTGGCGCGACCTCGGCGCCAGTGTCACGGGCTACGTCGTCATCTTCCTCGGGGTCGGGGTCGCACTCGGCTTTCTCGGTGCGTCGATCCAGCCGGTCCTGGCCGTCGTCATTCTGGTGGCCGCCGTCGCGTTCCTCGCCCTGCGCGGCATCGCGGACAACGTCGCCGCGGGCGTGATCATCCAGACCCGCCGCCCGGTGCGCCTCGACGACCTGATCGAGGCGCTCGACTTCACCGGGCGGGTCCGGGAGCTCAACAGCCGATCGGTGATCATCGAGACATCGGACGGCCGCACGGTGCACCTGCCGAACCGGAAGCTGCTGGACAACCCGCTGGTCAACCACACGGCGGCCGGCCGGCACGCGTCCGCGATCCAGGTACGGATCGGTGGCCCTCATCGCGCGGATGCGGCCGAGCGGGTCGCCGAGGCGCTGTCGCGGCTGCCGAGCGTGCTCGCCGAGCCGGCTCCGACGGTCCTGGTCTCGGCCGTCGAGGCGGACCGCACGACGATGACGGCCACGTGCTGGCACGATCCGCACGTGGGGGCGACCGTGACGTCCGCCGCGGTGGTGGCGATCAGCGAGCGGCTGGCCGATCTCGGCATGCCGGTGTCGGTCGTCGCGCCGCCTGCTCCGCCGGCACTCGTCTCACCCGCGGAGGTCTGA